A single window of Paenibacillus sp. SYP-B4298 DNA harbors:
- a CDS encoding non-ribosomal peptide synthetase — translation MSKIDTTEAIDTMLSEGGRLSGLVQARWSPFSSHAGGELSQPMIQFVYEYRQGELGYTILYERRNVNEAQIAALGGQFRVLLSGIVRDPDKPVLSHPFLTASEGEQLLRWLETDKAYARHKTVHQFIEEQAARTPEAIAVEFREQKLSYAELNRRANRVARIIRDTLLAVGGLKQLQAIPVTLIMDRSADVLPAILGVMKAGGAYLPVDPAYPEERIRFILEDAQSQVILTTRRLAAMLLPMFHQIGLTQSQMICVDECLAQYGGLDENVGVQVQPSDLAYVIYTSGSTGKPKGVLIEHQGLVALIPYLIDRLSLTPNTRMTQFASMSFDASVFEWLGTLASGATVVALADDELPPYADMTEILAHKNIHVTFLLPSIIKTMTKRDLPALRLIISGGEACSPDLVMAWGRERLFMNAYGPTEATIISAVATCKPGVEVTIGKPVSNRHLFVLNAAGNPVPVGVPGELWVGGAGLARGYLNREELTKERFVHKELVMGDGLVPRSQRLYRTGDIVRWTSDGELIYLGRSDDQVKIRGYRIELGEIENQLRSYPGIGQCLVKAWHDGQHHKLAAYYTSVAELKESALIQHLTTVLPAYMVPASFCRLEVFPLNTHGKIDRLALPHPMAMEEMAAQTEIEEGADELEQRLLEIWRQLLKRKNIGVREHFYAVGGDSILAIQLVSMAREQGILITPRQLAEHPSVRKLAAVAVWQSDHEPKEQDDDREGEFGLTPIQHWFFEQRLEEPHYFNQSHMLVLRHCDAARLESVVNQLIRRHPELAIQFLRCGDTYVQRYRTDVSVEVASYTIREAEEADTEIAAICARWHRELDYESGTMIRVGRIEGHPDGRLRLFLTVHHLVIDGVSWRILLQDLAQLYYGAGLPPVPGSFKQWQAAIMEYASREATTRHVAYWMEVLRQADAFSLPVDHRADRSSCSESAELVATLSASDTHRLLHQCAHAYHTRINDLLLTAWTLMLSAWSGLDTVAFRLEGHGREHCVSDRDITRTVGWFTSMFPVCIQMPTDRSLGNMIRSVKEQLRRIPDHGISYGALRYCHSSEQVRASLTGAEPQALFNYLGQFDSAESGGDEEAGQWLRFTRDAAQDHSSPENHGTSLLELNCSIIQGKLNLYVKYAKRHYEEATIARLTESFISYLLLVTEHCASQEMAGYTPSDFPFVSLNQQSLDQIVHDHGLHGLNQVLPLSPMQQGLLFHYLDHVSSDQYVVQCSWKYKGQLDADRYLEAWQRVMDENDCLRTCFVWEGLDEPVQCIVQHAKLSWTVEDIGSLTQEQQHVCCERWMTQDRARRFDLRQPAHRLALLRNSSEEWTVVWSYHHIVLDGWSLPLLLNRVHDLYACSGQGIAPQRNPALSFEPYIQWLISKDRTEAEEFWRTYLAELTEPTPLPMDSSGQSFDAHQPIRTQQVETLQLDADFTGRLAAYVRQAQISLNTLVQFAWGKVLQVLHDVEVTVFGMVVSGRGSDLPAADRITGLLINTLPLVMKWDTELSVTRYVQELHHTIHKLNDYCYVNLTELKSWSALQGSALFHSIVAFENYVNDYRQPAGELRMMGMEEREKTNYPLTITIASDGEQVTIKLIYDAERMEQDAVRRLTAYLHHVLYAAVEHPDGAVGDISLLSEDDLKRIVYDWNRTFTEYPRESSVAELFEEQAQLRSNQPAVIAYDQTLTYESLSRLSRHAARLLAEAGVDHGQYVGVYLPRSLEFIVAILGILKSGCAYVPIDPDVPIERTRDLIRDAGLETIITLRSGTERAIEAGQGHRLKLIYAEAFAVDAPVEQDQEDNSAARATAADLAYLMYTSGSTGRPKGVMVEHRSIIRLVKNTNYYPFAEDMRLLYTGSPVFDASTFEIWGTLLNGGRLFVVSKDDLLNLRLLKQRMRTWDINTLWLSTALCHQWIEEDVTMFAGLRSLLVGGETLSVKLIWRLRLAHPALRILHVYGPTENTTFSTSYLLEYPDNGAQGKEQQGSEQQDNEQQGSEQQGSEHPEMVQRGNEHRGFELPAERHIPIGRPISNTTCYILNARGDALPIGAVGEICVGGDGVARGYWRQEELTREVFVPNKYASAEDRDKGRNLVLYRTGDRGRWLPDGNIEYIGRRDGQLKLRGNRIELGEIEYRLNNSPAVKQGVVLARELLGELRLIAYYTSDAKEQGDAISAYMARHLPAYMLPYRYVELASLPLTVNGKVDRRQLPLPEAQQLRDGADPAPEVMTDLEQELELILRHVLKLASIRKDEEFYALGGHSLHALRIVSMLHKNGHAVTVNQILREQTIERLARSLSEARAESPGAGVIVIDAQRGSSALRTYPHNGFPLSAVQRRFFTRDLKERNLFNFPYMGLLKRPATREELSRALQLLVQRHAALRLTFARSEQGEWYQYEQELDSDQLLTCIDLREETSHDTVISNCCVRLQQELNLESGPLWRAVLFDHYRSGCGQVLLLLFHHSICDGMSLKIILEDLALFNGSGWEHEGAQHEAAQHGEADAGSSYRDWCEALTHYAASGIPGEVEAYWREVVAGGELLRTDRDTEEWPLHSQMATVTVELLEGSEQVRALKEYAAEQQTSPLGVLLAVWAQTCYDLTGQSDLLLHLMSYQRESFLPNLSLYRTVGFFAGAYPVRLRIGERELAGDGAAVLEQVRAMLQQIPHEGMDYLALRYIVPQLHPEAEPLADSSRMLFHYQSEEIAWQADDFHEPLSLPYGHTNAPDNPSAYWLNMTACLRRDSLSLTCYYSTLHYEEATAAELMRRYAAHLRQCIHASRFIHSQR, via the coding sequence ATGAGCAAGATAGACACAACAGAGGCGATCGACACGATGCTGTCAGAGGGAGGCCGCCTCTCGGGTCTCGTACAAGCGCGCTGGAGTCCATTCAGCAGCCACGCCGGGGGCGAGCTGAGCCAGCCGATGATCCAATTCGTGTATGAGTACCGCCAGGGCGAGCTGGGGTATACGATTCTGTATGAGCGAAGAAATGTCAATGAAGCGCAGATCGCTGCGCTCGGGGGACAATTCCGAGTTCTGTTGAGCGGTATAGTACGCGATCCAGATAAGCCAGTGCTGTCGCATCCGTTCCTGACGGCAAGTGAAGGTGAGCAGCTCCTGAGATGGCTGGAGACGGACAAGGCCTACGCCAGGCACAAGACCGTTCATCAATTCATCGAGGAACAGGCGGCCCGAACGCCGGAGGCCATCGCCGTGGAGTTCCGTGAGCAGAAGCTTAGTTACGCGGAGCTGAACCGTAGGGCGAACCGTGTTGCCCGTATAATCAGGGATACGCTCCTGGCGGTTGGGGGGCTGAAGCAACTGCAAGCAATCCCGGTAACCCTGATTATGGACCGAAGCGCAGATGTGCTGCCCGCCATACTCGGCGTGATGAAGGCCGGGGGCGCTTATCTGCCAGTGGACCCCGCCTACCCGGAGGAACGGATTCGGTTCATTCTGGAGGATGCACAATCGCAAGTAATTCTGACCACTCGTCGATTAGCAGCGATGCTGCTGCCGATGTTCCATCAGATCGGACTGACGCAGTCGCAGATGATATGTGTTGACGAGTGTCTTGCGCAGTATGGAGGATTAGATGAGAATGTGGGCGTTCAGGTTCAGCCAAGCGATCTGGCCTATGTCATCTATACGTCCGGCTCCACAGGGAAGCCAAAGGGAGTGTTGATTGAACATCAGGGGCTTGTTGCATTAATACCCTATTTGATTGACAGGCTTAGTCTGACTCCGAATACAAGGATGACGCAATTTGCTTCGATGAGCTTCGACGCCTCGGTTTTTGAGTGGCTCGGAACGTTAGCGAGCGGCGCAACAGTCGTGGCGCTAGCGGATGACGAGCTTCCGCCTTATGCCGATATGACGGAAATACTGGCGCACAAAAATATCCATGTCACGTTTTTGCTGCCCTCCATCATCAAGACGATGACCAAGCGGGACCTGCCTGCCCTGCGACTGATCATCTCAGGAGGAGAGGCTTGCTCGCCTGATCTTGTGATGGCGTGGGGCCGGGAGCGGTTGTTCATGAATGCATATGGCCCGACGGAAGCGACCATTATTAGTGCGGTTGCGACTTGCAAGCCAGGCGTAGAGGTGACGATCGGCAAGCCTGTATCCAACCGACATCTGTTCGTACTGAATGCTGCCGGGAATCCTGTTCCGGTCGGCGTTCCCGGCGAGTTATGGGTGGGCGGCGCCGGACTGGCCCGAGGCTACTTGAACCGGGAAGAGCTGACGAAGGAGCGCTTCGTACATAAGGAGCTTGTGATGGGGGATGGTCTTGTTCCCCGGAGTCAGAGGCTGTACAGAACCGGGGACATCGTGAGATGGACGTCGGACGGGGAGCTCATCTATCTGGGTCGCAGTGATGATCAGGTCAAGATTCGAGGCTATCGCATAGAGCTTGGAGAGATCGAGAATCAGCTTCGGAGCTATCCGGGAATCGGGCAATGCCTGGTCAAGGCGTGGCACGACGGACAGCATCATAAGCTTGCGGCTTACTACACATCCGTTGCCGAGCTCAAGGAGAGCGCATTGATCCAGCATCTGACCACCGTCCTGCCAGCTTATATGGTTCCTGCTTCCTTTTGCCGGCTTGAGGTTTTCCCCTTGAATACCCATGGCAAAATAGACCGGCTCGCGCTTCCGCATCCGATGGCGATGGAGGAAATGGCAGCGCAGACGGAGATCGAAGAGGGGGCAGACGAGCTGGAGCAGCGGCTGCTGGAGATTTGGCGGCAGTTACTTAAACGGAAAAACATCGGCGTCCGCGAACACTTTTATGCGGTCGGGGGAGATTCGATCCTTGCTATTCAGTTGGTGTCTATGGCGAGAGAGCAGGGCATCCTCATCACCCCCAGACAACTGGCGGAGCATCCGAGCGTCAGGAAGCTGGCGGCTGTAGCCGTCTGGCAGAGCGATCATGAGCCGAAGGAGCAGGATGATGATCGGGAGGGTGAATTCGGGCTGACGCCGATCCAGCATTGGTTCTTCGAGCAGCGGCTTGAAGAGCCGCATTATTTCAATCAGTCCCATATGCTGGTGCTCCGCCATTGTGACGCTGCAAGACTGGAGTCTGTTGTAAATCAGTTGATCCGGCGGCACCCGGAGCTGGCGATACAATTCCTGAGATGCGGGGATACGTATGTGCAGCGATACCGGACGGATGTCAGTGTGGAGGTAGCCTCCTACACGATTCGCGAGGCTGAGGAAGCGGATACAGAGATTGCCGCCATCTGCGCACGGTGGCACAGGGAGCTGGACTACGAGTCGGGTACGATGATACGTGTCGGAAGAATCGAGGGACATCCTGACGGTCGGCTCCGTCTGTTTCTGACGGTTCATCATCTCGTCATCGACGGGGTGTCCTGGCGCATCCTGCTGCAAGACCTGGCTCAGCTCTATTATGGCGCCGGGCTGCCTCCGGTTCCAGGCTCCTTCAAGCAGTGGCAGGCAGCCATCATGGAGTATGCATCCAGGGAAGCAACGACCCGCCATGTGGCGTACTGGATGGAGGTGCTGAGGCAAGCGGACGCCTTCTCGTTGCCGGTCGATCATAGGGCAGACCGCAGCAGTTGCTCGGAATCGGCGGAGCTCGTGGCAACGCTGTCCGCAAGCGATACCCACCGTCTGCTGCATCAGTGCGCTCATGCTTACCATACCCGAATCAACGACCTGCTGCTTACAGCATGGACGCTCATGCTGTCCGCCTGGTCGGGGCTGGATACGGTTGCCTTTCGGCTGGAGGGGCATGGACGGGAGCACTGTGTATCGGATAGGGACATCACGAGAACGGTGGGCTGGTTTACGTCGATGTTTCCCGTCTGTATCCAGATGCCGACAGACCGTTCGTTAGGCAATATGATCCGATCCGTCAAGGAGCAGCTACGCCGAATCCCTGACCATGGCATCTCTTATGGTGCTCTGCGGTATTGCCATTCCTCGGAGCAGGTGCGAGCCTCGCTGACAGGTGCCGAGCCGCAAGCGTTATTCAACTATCTCGGTCAGTTCGATTCTGCGGAATCAGGGGGAGATGAGGAAGCTGGCCAGTGGCTCCGCTTCACAAGAGATGCCGCACAGGATCATAGCTCTCCCGAAAATCACGGCACCAGTCTGTTGGAGCTGAACTGCTCCATCATTCAGGGCAAGCTGAATCTGTATGTGAAATATGCTAAGCGCCATTACGAGGAAGCGACGATTGCCCGCCTGACCGAAAGCTTCATCTCTTATCTGCTGCTGGTCACCGAGCACTGTGCGAGTCAAGAGATGGCAGGGTATACGCCAAGCGATTTCCCGTTCGTGTCGCTGAATCAACAATCGCTGGATCAGATCGTACACGATCACGGGCTCCATGGTCTGAATCAGGTGCTGCCGTTAAGTCCGATGCAGCAAGGGCTCTTGTTCCATTATCTCGATCATGTGTCCTCTGACCAATATGTCGTGCAATGCAGTTGGAAATACAAGGGGCAGCTCGATGCCGATCGTTACCTGGAAGCGTGGCAGCGCGTCATGGATGAGAATGATTGCTTGCGTACTTGCTTTGTCTGGGAAGGGCTGGATGAGCCGGTTCAGTGTATCGTTCAGCACGCCAAGCTGAGCTGGACAGTGGAGGACATCGGCTCGCTCACGCAGGAGCAGCAGCATGTCTGCTGCGAGCGGTGGATGACGCAGGATCGTGCTCGCCGCTTCGATCTGCGGCAGCCTGCGCACCGCCTCGCGCTCCTGCGGAATAGTTCGGAGGAGTGGACGGTGGTCTGGAGCTACCATCATATCGTGCTGGACGGATGGAGTCTTCCGCTGCTGCTGAACCGTGTTCATGACCTGTATGCCTGCTCCGGGCAGGGGATAGCGCCTCAGCGCAATCCCGCACTCTCCTTCGAGCCCTATATACAGTGGCTGATCTCGAAGGATCGAACAGAGGCCGAAGAGTTCTGGCGAACCTACCTGGCCGAGCTCACCGAGCCGACACCGCTGCCGATGGACAGCAGCGGTCAGAGCTTCGATGCGCACCAGCCGATCCGCACACAGCAGGTGGAGACGCTGCAACTGGACGCAGACTTTACCGGACGCCTCGCGGCGTATGTGCGTCAAGCGCAAATATCGCTCAATACATTGGTGCAGTTCGCCTGGGGAAAGGTGCTGCAGGTGCTTCATGATGTGGAGGTGACGGTATTCGGCATGGTCGTGTCCGGTCGTGGCTCGGACCTGCCTGCAGCGGATCGAATCACCGGACTGCTCATTAACACGCTCCCGCTGGTCATGAAGTGGGATACTGAGCTCTCTGTCACTCGCTATGTCCAGGAGCTTCATCATACGATTCACAAGCTGAACGATTACTGCTATGTGAATCTGACCGAATTGAAGAGCTGGAGTGCCCTGCAGGGCTCCGCGCTGTTTCACAGTATTGTAGCCTTCGAGAATTATGTGAACGACTATCGCCAGCCTGCAGGTGAACTTCGCATGATGGGGATGGAGGAGCGTGAGAAAACGAATTATCCGCTCACCATCACCATTGCCAGCGATGGAGAGCAAGTAACGATCAAGCTGATCTATGATGCAGAGCGAATGGAGCAAGACGCGGTTCGCAGGCTGACAGCCTATCTGCATCACGTGTTGTATGCTGCGGTCGAGCATCCTGATGGCGCGGTTGGCGACATCTCGCTACTGTCTGAGGACGACCTCAAGCGTATCGTCTACGATTGGAACCGTACCTTTACCGAATATCCGCGCGAGAGCTCCGTAGCCGAGCTGTTCGAGGAGCAGGCTCAGCTACGCTCGAACCAACCTGCCGTCATCGCTTATGATCAGACGCTCACGTATGAGAGCTTGAGCCGATTATCCCGGCATGCGGCACGCCTCCTTGCGGAGGCGGGAGTGGATCACGGTCAATATGTTGGTGTCTATCTGCCGCGTTCTCTCGAATTTATCGTTGCCATTCTCGGTATCCTGAAGTCCGGCTGTGCTTATGTGCCGATAGACCCCGATGTCCCGATAGAACGTACTCGTGATCTGATCCGGGATGCTGGGCTGGAGACGATCATCACCCTGCGCAGCGGGACGGAACGTGCGATCGAGGCGGGACAAGGTCATCGCTTGAAGCTGATCTATGCGGAGGCTTTCGCCGTTGATGCTCCTGTGGAGCAAGATCAGGAGGACAACAGCGCTGCACGAGCGACTGCCGCTGATCTGGCCTATCTGATGTACACATCGGGTTCAACAGGCAGACCGAAGGGGGTGATGGTGGAACATCGCAGTATTATCCGTCTGGTGAAGAATACGAACTATTACCCGTTTGCCGAGGATATGAGGCTGCTCTATACCGGTTCGCCCGTATTTGATGCTTCAACCTTCGAGATATGGGGCACGCTGCTGAACGGGGGGCGCTTGTTTGTTGTATCCAAGGATGATCTATTGAATCTCCGTCTGTTGAAGCAGCGGATGAGGACATGGGACATCAACACGTTATGGCTCAGCACGGCCTTATGCCATCAGTGGATCGAGGAGGATGTCACGATGTTTGCCGGGCTTCGCTCACTGCTCGTAGGCGGAGAGACGCTGTCGGTCAAGCTGATCTGGCGTCTGCGGCTCGCACACCCTGCGCTGCGCATTCTGCATGTCTATGGCCCGACGGAGAACACGACCTTCTCGACCAGCTATCTGCTTGAGTATCCTGACAATGGGGCTCAAGGCAAGGAGCAACAAGGCAGTGAGCAACAAGACAATGAGCAACAAGGCAGTGAGCAACAAGGCAGTGAGCATCCCGAGATGGTGCAGCGTGGCAATGAGCATCGCGGGTTCGAGCTCCCTGCAGAGCGTCATATCCCGATCGGCAGGCCGATCAGCAATACGACCTGCTATATTCTAAATGCCAGGGGGGATGCGCTGCCTATCGGGGCTGTCGGTGAAATCTGCGTAGGAGGAGATGGCGTCGCACGTGGCTACTGGAGACAGGAGGAGCTGACGCGCGAGGTATTTGTTCCGAATAAGTATGCCTCTGCTGAGGATCGGGACAAGGGGAGGAATCTGGTGCTGTACCGGACAGGTGACCGCGGTAGATGGCTGCCGGACGGTAATATCGAATATATCGGGCGGAGAGATGGCCAGTTGAAGCTTCGGGGCAACCGGATCGAGCTTGGGGAGATCGAGTACCGGCTTAACAACTCGCCTGCAGTCAAGCAAGGGGTTGTACTCGCCCGAGAGCTGCTGGGCGAGCTACGCTTGATTGCCTACTATACATCTGATGCGAAGGAGCAGGGGGACGCCATCTCGGCCTATATGGCCAGACATCTCCCGGCCTATATGCTGCCTTACCGCTATGTGGAGCTGGCTTCCCTCCCGCTGACGGTCAATGGCAAGGTAGATCGGAGGCAACTTCCGCTGCCGGAGGCGCAACAACTCCGCGATGGAGCTGACCCTGCTCCTGAAGTCATGACAGACCTGGAGCAAGAGCTGGAGCTGATCTTGCGCCATGTATTGAAGCTTGCTTCCATACGCAAGGATGAGGAATTTTATGCGCTTGGCGGGCACTCGCTCCATGCGCTGCGCATCGTCAGCATGCTGCACAAGAACGGGCATGCGGTGACGGTCAATCAGATTCTGCGGGAGCAGACGATCGAACGGCTGGCTCGCTCCTTGAGCGAGGCGCGAGCGGAGTCGCCGGGAGCCGGCGTTATCGTTATAGATGCCCAACGAGGGTCATCGGCGCTGAGGACGTACCCCCATAATGGATTCCCGCTATCGGCCGTGCAAAGACGGTTCTTCACCCGAGACTTGAAGGAGCGCAACCTCTTCAATTTCCCTTACATGGGGCTGCTCAAGCGACCCGCGACCCGCGAAGAGCTGAGCCGGGCCTTGCAGCTTCTGGTGCAGCGACATGCGGCCTTGCGGCTGACCTTCGCCCGCTCGGAGCAGGGGGAGTGGTACCAATACGAACAGGAGCTTGACAGCGATCAGTTGTTGACCTGCATCGATCTGCGGGAGGAGACTTCTCATGATACAGTGATCTCCAATTGCTGTGTCCGTCTTCAGCAAGAACTCAACCTGGAGAGCGGTCCATTGTGGAGAGCAGTATTGTTTGACCATTACAGGAGCGGATGCGGACAAGTATTGCTGCTCCTGTTCCATCATTCGATCTGTGACGGCATGTCGTTGAAGATTATTCTGGAGGATCTGGCACTATTCAATGGATCGGGATGGGAGCATGAGGGAGCACAGCATGAGGCAGCACAGCATGGGGAAGCAGATGCAGGCAGCAGCTACCGCGATTGGTGCGAGGCGCTGACGCACTATGCAGCTAGTGGCATTCCAGGCGAGGTGGAGGCCTACTGGAGAGAGGTCGTTGCGGGCGGAGAACTGCTGCGGACCGACCGGGATACAGAGGAATGGCCGCTTCACAGTCAGATGGCCACGGTCACCGTGGAGCTGCTGGAGGGCAGCGAGCAAGTCAGAGCCTTGAAGGAATATGCGGCTGAACAGCAGACGAGTCCTCTTGGGGTGCTGCTCGCGGTATGGGCACAGACCTGCTATGACCTGACAGGGCAATCGGATCTGCTGCTGCATCTGATGTCCTACCAGCGCGAATCCTTCCTGCCGAATCTATCGCTATACCGCACAGTCGGATTTTTTGCCGGTGCATACCCGGTGCGCCTCCGCATCGGAGAGCGGGAGCTTGCAGGTGACGGGGCGGCGGTGCTGGAGCAGGTCAGAGCGATGCTGCAACAGATTCCGCATGAAGGAATGGACTACCTGGCCTTGCGGTATATCGTACCGCAGCTTCACCCGGAGGCGGAGCCGCTCGCCGATAGCAGCCGCATGCTGTTCCATTATCAATCCGAGGAAATCGCGTGGCAAGCCGATGACTTCCATGAGCCGTTAAGCTTGCCTTATGGCCATACCAATGCGCCCGATAATCCCTCAGCCTATTGGTTGAATATGACGGCTTGCTTGAGGAGGGACAGCCTGAGTCTGACCTGTTATTACAGCACGCTGCACTACGAGGAGGCAACGGCGGCGGAGCTGATGCGCCGATACGCGGCACATTTGCGCCAGTGCATCCATGCCTCAAGGTTCATTCACTCACAACGATAA